The proteins below come from a single Malus sylvestris chromosome 3, drMalSylv7.2, whole genome shotgun sequence genomic window:
- the LOC126616356 gene encoding mediator of RNA polymerase II transcription subunit 15a-like — MDLNNQRPAQGGEPSMEARDWRSQLQQDSRRRIVHKIMETLKRHLPFQGEEGLRELERIAVRFEEKIYVAASSQSDYLRKISLKMLTMETKNQTAVSATPPSNLKRHRVLP, encoded by the exons ATGGATCTCAATAACCAGAGACCTGCTCAAGGTGGAGAACCTTCAATGGAGGCACGTGATTGGAGAAGCCAATTGCAGCAAGATTCACGACGCAGAATTGTTCACAAGAT AATGGAAACGTTGAAGAGGCACCTTCCCTTCCAGGGCGAGGAGGGATTACGTGAACTCGAGAGGATTGCTGTAAGGTTTGAGGAAAAGATATATGTTGCTGCCTCAAGCCAG TCGGATTACCTACGGAAAATTTCTCTCAAGATGCTCACCATGGAGACCAAGAATCAGACCGCAGTGTCCGCGACACCCCCGTCCAACCTGAAGCGCCATCGCGTCCTTCCTTGA